From the Leptolyngbya sp. O-77 genome, one window contains:
- the trpB gene encoding tryptophan synthase subunit beta: MNQASVQRPDALGRYGKFGGKYVPETLMPALSELEAAFYQYRDDAEFQAEFQALLKDYVGRPTPLYFAERLTQHFAQPDGTGPQIYLKREDLNHTGAHKINNALGQVLLAKRMGKQRIIAETGAGQHGVATATVCARFGLECIIYMGVHDMERQALNVFRMRLMGAEVRPVEAGTGTLKDATSEAIRDWVTNVETTHYILGSVAGPHPYPMIVRDFQAIIGQETRQQAQEKWGGLPDILLACVGGGSNAMGLFHEFVNEPSVRLIGIEAGGEGVDSEKHAATLTRGRVGVLHGAMSYLLQDEDGQVIEPHSISAGLDYPGVGPEHSFLKDSGRAEYYSITDAEALEGLQLLSRLEGIIPALETAHAIAHLSKLCPQLEGSPRIVINCSGRGDKDMQNVAKYLDLQ, translated from the coding sequence ATCAACCAAGCCTCAGTTCAGCGGCCGGATGCGCTTGGCCGATATGGCAAATTTGGCGGCAAATATGTGCCAGAGACGCTGATGCCCGCGCTGAGTGAGTTGGAGGCGGCGTTTTATCAATATCGCGATGATGCGGAGTTTCAGGCAGAGTTTCAGGCGCTGCTGAAGGATTACGTCGGTCGCCCTACGCCGCTGTATTTTGCGGAGCGGCTGACCCAGCATTTCGCCCAACCCGATGGCACAGGCCCACAGATTTACCTAAAGCGGGAAGACCTGAACCACACGGGGGCCCACAAAATCAATAACGCCTTGGGGCAAGTGCTCCTAGCCAAGCGCATGGGCAAGCAGCGCATCATTGCCGAAACGGGGGCAGGGCAGCATGGCGTAGCCACGGCGACGGTGTGTGCGCGGTTTGGGCTGGAGTGCATCATCTATATGGGCGTGCATGACATGGAGCGGCAGGCGCTCAACGTGTTTCGGATGCGGCTAATGGGGGCGGAGGTGCGCCCGGTGGAGGCGGGTACGGGCACGCTGAAGGACGCGACCTCGGAGGCGATCCGCGACTGGGTGACGAATGTGGAAACGACGCACTACATTCTCGGCTCGGTGGCAGGGCCGCATCCGTATCCGATGATTGTGCGAGACTTCCAAGCCATCATTGGGCAGGAAACGCGGCAGCAGGCCCAGGAAAAGTGGGGCGGCTTGCCAGATATCTTGCTGGCCTGCGTGGGCGGTGGCTCTAACGCGATGGGGCTGTTCCATGAGTTTGTGAACGAGCCGTCGGTGCGGCTAATCGGTATTGAGGCGGGCGGCGAAGGTGTGGATTCGGAAAAGCACGCGGCGACGCTGACTCGCGGGCGGGTGGGTGTGCTGCACGGCGCAATGAGCTATCTGCTGCAAGACGAAGATGGACAGGTGATCGAGCCGCATTCCATTAGCGCGGGGCTGGACTATCCGGGCGTGGGGCCAGAGCATAGCTTTTTGAAGGATTCGGGTCGGGCAGAGTACTACAGCATCACCGATGCAGAGGCGCTGGAAGGACTACAACTGCTGTCGCGGTTGGAGGGCATTATTCCCGCCCTGGAAACGGCCCATGCGATCGCCCATCTCAGCAAGCTCTGCCCACAATTGGAAGGCAGCCCCCGCATTGTCATCAACTGCTCCGGTCGCGGCGACAAGGACATGCAGAACGTCGCAAAATACCTGGATTTGCAATAG
- a CDS encoding PPC domain-containing protein, translated as MSISNRDNTLRGARNLGRLGNGNKRVNGFVGSRDRIDFAKFTLGEVRELNLSIGRIANRASSARITLRDARGSIIRSFNTGRRNITFRDDFGPGTYFIGIQRIRGEVNYKITAAARPAEPGERLDTARDLGVLAGTSIVSEFVGTTDPSDLYKFTINDVGNLQARVNSISAGSRVELIRDLNNNGLIDSGEVIASEVDSFAPFQPSIATDLPQGTYYVRVSPSNPSNSTQYELTLVNTPFGGSPPPDPGNILASARDLGAVAGTVTAREYVGVLDSLDAYRFTLNDLSNIQVSVQATSTNTQIQLVRDINGNGLVDNGEVIVSETNFSSANLSRFTQDLPPGTYFITVASRNTSASTLYELNLVATPYGGNGQPDPGNLLSSARNLGPVAGTVNIKEYVGVIDGLDAYRFTLNDLSNVQINVQATSTNTEIQLVRDINGNGLIDNGEVIASDTNFSSSNLSQITRDLPVGTYFITVASRTASASTLYQMSLVSTPFGGNGQPDPGSTISTARNIGVLSNTFLAKEHVSTNVDPSDFYQFTLNSTANLQARVQGTSGNTTIELIRDSNGNGLVDSGELIRSDTNFSDSYLSSFIQNGLAAGTYFFRVTPRPGVATNYTVDFALI; from the coding sequence ATGTCAATTAGCAACAGAGACAATACCCTCAGAGGTGCTCGTAATCTCGGCAGGCTAGGCAACGGCAACAAGCGAGTCAATGGATTTGTCGGTTCCCGCGATCGCATTGACTTCGCAAAATTCACGCTAGGAGAGGTTCGCGAACTCAACCTCTCCATCGGACGCATCGCCAACCGAGCCAGCAGCGCCCGCATCACCCTCCGAGACGCTCGCGGTAGCATCATCCGCAGCTTCAACACAGGCCGCCGAAACATCACCTTTCGGGACGACTTTGGCCCCGGCACCTACTTCATCGGCATCCAGCGGATCAGAGGCGAAGTAAATTACAAAATCACCGCCGCCGCCCGCCCTGCCGAACCCGGCGAACGCCTCGACACCGCCCGCGATCTCGGAGTCCTGGCAGGAACCTCAATCGTCTCGGAGTTTGTCGGCACCACCGACCCCTCTGATCTCTACAAGTTCACCATCAATGATGTGGGCAACCTGCAAGCACGGGTCAACAGCATCTCAGCAGGCAGTCGCGTAGAACTCATCCGAGATCTGAACAACAACGGGCTGATCGACAGCGGCGAAGTGATTGCCTCTGAGGTCGATTCCTTCGCGCCCTTCCAGCCCAGCATTGCGACCGATCTGCCGCAGGGGACATACTACGTCCGAGTTTCGCCCTCCAACCCCAGCAACTCAACCCAATACGAGCTGACCCTCGTCAACACGCCCTTTGGCGGCAGCCCTCCCCCCGATCCGGGAAATATCCTGGCATCTGCCCGCGATTTGGGCGCAGTGGCAGGTACAGTAACCGCTAGAGAATATGTCGGCGTGCTAGACAGTCTCGATGCCTATCGCTTTACCCTAAACGATCTGTCCAATATTCAGGTCAGCGTCCAGGCAACTTCTACCAATACTCAAATCCAGCTCGTTCGCGATATCAACGGCAACGGGCTAGTTGACAACGGGGAAGTCATCGTTTCTGAAACAAACTTCAGTTCTGCCAATCTGTCTCGATTCACCCAGGACTTGCCCCCTGGCACCTATTTCATCACTGTGGCCAGCCGCAATACCAGCGCCTCCACGCTTTATGAACTGAACCTGGTCGCGACCCCCTATGGCGGCAATGGTCAGCCTGACCCAGGCAACTTGCTGTCTTCTGCCCGCAACCTGGGCCCTGTAGCCGGGACGGTCAACATTAAAGAATACGTCGGGGTTATCGATGGTCTTGATGCCTATCGATTCACCTTGAACGATCTCTCTAACGTTCAGATCAATGTTCAAGCCACTTCTACCAATACTGAGATCCAGCTTGTTCGCGATATCAACGGCAATGGGTTGATCGACAACGGCGAAGTCATTGCTTCGGATACAAACTTTAGTTCTTCCAACCTGTCTCAGATTACGCGAGACTTACCTGTGGGCACCTATTTCATCACGGTAGCTAGCCGCACGGCCAGCGCCTCCACGCTCTACCAGATGAGCCTGGTGTCCACCCCCTTCGGTGGCAACGGGCAGCCTGATCCCGGCAGCACGATTTCCACTGCCCGTAATATTGGAGTGCTGTCCAATACCTTCTTGGCTAAGGAACATGTCAGCACCAATGTTGACCCCAGCGATTTCTACCAATTCACGCTGAATTCAACAGCGAATTTGCAAGCGCGAGTTCAAGGCACATCGGGCAACACGACCATTGAGCTAATTCGAGACTCGAACGGCAATGGGCTGGTTGACAGTGGTGAACTGATTCGGAGCGATACTAACTTTAGTGATTCTTACCTCTCCAGCTTCATCCAAAATGGGCTGGCTGCTGGCACCTACTTCTTTAGAGTGACACCCCGTCCTGGGGTTGCAACGAACTACACCGTAGATTTTGCACTCATATAA
- a CDS encoding DUF4912 domain-containing protein translates to MRLKSSVLRLSATVLTLAAATDAIAASLNRRPTLISQVIAQAPRFTLPDSLPADTVVRVDGSSSMRVPNEGLKGRFEGKYSGSRVELAESGSIPALEALDAGNIDIAAIGRPLTEADRAKGFREEKLEREKIAIIVGPNSAFDGDLTFEQFARMFKGEITNWSEVGGPNLPIKFVDRPDSSDTRLALSTYDVFKEVFAGAPIAVGANGVQVAEDTTEAVTAELGENGISYAIADQAIGNSAVKIVPMHKTLPDDPRYPYSQPRAYVYKDLNPGSEALLGFATTAPGQEVFAAASPAASPSPSPVAESPSPTPTPTPTEIVAAAPAETAPARGGFPWWLLPLLAAAGGLLWWLTRPKAAPAPVVAAPPVPLPPPVRPSSRVVLTPYNCRDAYAYWELTDDQKADLKRRGGRDLKLKLLDVTDIDLSRQEPHSVQMFDVADTDQDRHLPIAVDDRDYLVEVGYTTADGTWLPAVRSEHVRVPACPVEAADIAPVAAMPETREVIQATRVPGAAVLGGAAAAGAALVGLAGRDKTGRIVLTPRDSKTAYAYWEVPDEQKADLKAKGGRDFKLKLYDVTNIDLDKQSAHDVKTYDVSELDQDYHVPISTPDRDYLAEVGYTTADGTWLPAARSEHVRVPSVFADGVPAAGAVLGGVAAGGAAIASLTQPTYTSVADLKVDSKANCLLLSDPEISRIQNDIAVKADLEPGKYAIRITEGAFDYKAEAGHPGEPWVILWIYNGKVINQKTGVPVGATWSTLNGYDDVLHLEVLEPAKLDAFFVDTHLEDNEGVVKVVVTKE, encoded by the coding sequence ATGCGTTTAAAATCTTCTGTCCTTCGACTGTCGGCTACAGTGCTGACGCTAGCCGCCGCCACAGATGCGATCGCCGCATCGCTAAATCGCCGCCCCACGCTGATTTCCCAGGTGATTGCCCAGGCTCCTCGCTTTACCCTGCCCGACTCCCTGCCCGCAGATACCGTCGTGCGAGTCGATGGCTCCAGCAGTATGCGGGTGCCCAATGAGGGGCTGAAGGGTCGCTTTGAGGGCAAATACAGCGGCTCTAGAGTAGAACTGGCCGAAAGCGGCAGTATCCCCGCGCTAGAGGCGCTCGACGCGGGCAATATTGACATCGCGGCCATCGGCCGTCCCCTCACCGAAGCCGACCGGGCCAAGGGCTTCCGAGAAGAAAAGCTAGAGCGCGAAAAGATTGCCATTATCGTCGGCCCCAACAGCGCCTTTGACGGCGACCTCACCTTTGAGCAATTCGCTCGGATGTTCAAGGGCGAAATCACCAATTGGTCAGAAGTCGGCGGTCCGAACCTGCCAATTAAGTTTGTCGATCGTCCGGACTCCAGCGACACTCGCCTTGCTCTAAGTACCTACGATGTCTTTAAGGAGGTGTTTGCAGGTGCGCCGATTGCAGTCGGGGCGAACGGTGTGCAAGTTGCAGAAGACACCACCGAAGCAGTAACGGCGGAACTGGGCGAAAACGGCATCAGCTATGCGATCGCCGATCAGGCCATTGGCAACAGCGCCGTCAAGATTGTGCCCATGCACAAAACCCTGCCGGACGACCCCCGCTATCCCTACTCCCAGCCCCGCGCCTACGTTTATAAGGATTTGAACCCCGGCAGTGAGGCCTTGCTTGGGTTTGCTACCACCGCACCGGGTCAGGAAGTGTTTGCAGCAGCCAGTCCTGCGGCATCGCCTTCGCCCAGCCCGGTCGCTGAATCGCCGTCCCCCACACCGACTCCGACTCCCACGGAAATTGTTGCGGCTGCTCCAGCGGAAACTGCTCCAGCACGGGGCGGCTTCCCCTGGTGGCTGTTGCCGCTGCTAGCAGCCGCGGGCGGCTTGCTGTGGTGGCTGACTCGTCCCAAAGCTGCGCCTGCGCCCGTAGTGGCCGCGCCGCCCGTGCCCCTGCCGCCCCCGGTGCGCCCCAGCAGCCGCGTAGTGCTAACGCCTTACAACTGTCGAGATGCCTACGCCTATTGGGAACTGACGGACGATCAGAAGGCCGACCTGAAGCGTCGGGGCGGCCGCGACCTGAAGCTGAAACTGCTGGACGTGACGGACATCGACCTGAGCCGTCAAGAGCCGCACAGCGTCCAGATGTTCGACGTGGCAGACACCGACCAGGATCGCCACCTGCCCATTGCCGTGGACGACCGCGATTATCTGGTGGAAGTGGGCTATACCACCGCCGATGGCACCTGGCTTCCCGCAGTACGCTCTGAGCATGTGCGCGTCCCCGCTTGCCCGGTAGAAGCAGCTGATATTGCGCCTGTGGCGGCGATGCCCGAAACCCGCGAAGTTATCCAGGCAACTCGTGTCCCCGGTGCAGCAGTGCTCGGGGGCGCGGCGGCCGCAGGGGCAGCGCTGGTGGGGCTGGCAGGCAGGGACAAGACTGGCCGCATCGTGCTAACCCCCCGCGATTCCAAAACCGCCTACGCCTATTGGGAAGTGCCTGATGAGCAAAAGGCAGACCTGAAAGCGAAGGGGGGGCGCGACTTTAAGCTGAAGCTATATGACGTGACCAACATTGACCTGGACAAACAATCGGCCCACGATGTCAAAACCTATGACGTGTCGGAGCTAGACCAGGATTATCATGTGCCTATTAGCACGCCCGATCGCGACTATCTGGCCGAAGTCGGCTACACCACTGCCGATGGCACTTGGCTCCCTGCTGCTCGGTCGGAGCATGTGCGCGTTCCTTCGGTGTTTGCCGATGGGGTTCCAGCCGCAGGCGCGGTGCTGGGGGGCGTAGCGGCGGGTGGTGCGGCGATCGCCAGTTTAACCCAGCCGACCTACACCTCCGTCGCCGACCTGAAGGTAGACAGCAAGGCAAACTGCCTCCTGCTGAGCGATCCCGAAATCAGCCGCATTCAGAACGACATCGCGGTCAAGGCAGATCTAGAACCCGGCAAGTATGCTATCCGCATCACGGAAGGAGCCTTTGACTACAAAGCCGAAGCCGGCCATCCGGGCGAACCGTGGGTCATCCTGTGGATCTACAACGGCAAGGTGATCAACCAGAAGACGGGCGTTCCTGTCGGCGCAACCTGGTCTACGCTGAACGGCTACGACGACGTGCTGCACCTGGAAGTGCTGGAACCGGCCAAGCTAGATGCCTTCTTTGTGGATACTCACTTGGAGGACAACGAAGGCGTTGTCAAAGTGGTGGTGACCAAGGAATAG
- a CDS encoding TldD/PmbA family protein, whose translation MPPRPTSPLSLAEQLLELALRSGAEAAEVYESQSLSRPVFFEANRLKQLETSQAEGTALRLWRDGRPGLAVAYGPVDAAALVERAIALSQLSEPETIELAPAHPKQYPDLGVGVPIEQLVEWGREAIALVRERYPEALCTADWECDVETTRLINSNGLDCGYTDTTLSCYMAAEWIRGEDFLSVADGQTERGILDPVSLAQQILQRLDWAQRNTAPPVGKVPVLFTSKAADMLWGTVQSAMNGKQVIERASPWSDRLGEPVMDSRLTLSQHPDIGPFSCPFDDEGSPTQPITFVKEGALQLFYTDRTIGRALSSGTTGNGFRPGLGSYPTPGLFNLIVEPGFKPLESLLETIEDGIIVDQMLGGGAGISGEFSINVDLGYRVRRGEVVGRVKDTMVAGNVYTALRNLIELGGDAEWNGSCYTPSVVVGGLSVTGRL comes from the coding sequence ATGCCTCCACGTCCGACCTCACCCCTATCCCTGGCAGAACAACTGCTGGAATTGGCGCTGCGGTCTGGGGCCGAGGCGGCGGAGGTGTATGAGTCGCAATCGCTATCGCGGCCGGTGTTTTTTGAGGCCAATCGGCTGAAGCAGTTGGAAACTTCACAGGCAGAGGGAACTGCGCTGCGGCTGTGGCGGGATGGGCGGCCGGGGCTGGCGGTGGCCTACGGGCCGGTGGATGCAGCCGCGCTGGTGGAACGGGCGATCGCCCTCAGTCAGCTGAGTGAGCCAGAGACGATCGAACTGGCTCCGGCCCATCCCAAGCAGTATCCCGATTTGGGGGTGGGCGTACCCATCGAACAACTAGTGGAATGGGGACGAGAGGCGATCGCCCTGGTGCGTGAACGATATCCCGAAGCGCTCTGCACGGCGGACTGGGAGTGCGACGTGGAAACCACGCGGCTGATCAACTCCAACGGGCTGGACTGCGGCTATACCGACACCACGCTAAGCTGCTACATGGCGGCAGAGTGGATTCGCGGTGAAGATTTTCTCAGCGTGGCAGACGGGCAGACCGAGCGCGGCATTCTCGACCCGGTTTCCCTGGCGCAGCAGATTTTGCAGCGGCTGGATTGGGCGCAACGCAACACCGCGCCGCCCGTGGGCAAAGTGCCCGTGCTGTTCACCTCCAAAGCCGCAGACATGCTCTGGGGCACGGTGCAATCTGCCATGAACGGCAAGCAGGTGATCGAGCGGGCCTCGCCCTGGAGCGATCGCCTCGGCGAACCCGTCATGGACTCGCGCCTCACGCTGTCTCAGCATCCCGACATCGGCCCCTTTAGCTGTCCCTTCGACGATGAAGGCAGCCCTACGCAGCCGATTACCTTTGTCAAAGAGGGCGCATTACAACTCTTCTATACCGATCGCACGATTGGTCGCGCCCTCAGCAGCGGCACCACAGGCAACGGCTTTCGTCCAGGACTGGGCAGCTATCCCACGCCGGGCCTGTTCAACCTGATTGTCGAACCCGGCTTCAAGCCACTGGAAAGCCTGCTGGAAACCATAGAAGACGGCATTATCGTGGATCAAATGCTGGGCGGCGGCGCAGGCATTTCGGGCGAATTTTCGATCAATGTCGATCTGGGCTATCGAGTGCGGCGCGGTGAGGTGGTGGGTCGCGTCAAGGACACAATGGTTGCAGGAAATGTCTACACGGCGCTGCGAAACCTGATTGAATTGGGCGGCGATGCCGAATGGAATGGCTCTTGCTATACGCCGTCGGTGGTGGTGGGAGGGCTATCGGTGACAGGGCGACTGTAA
- a CDS encoding translation initiation factor codes for MPSDKIAWQEFGTGTPENPTFERPVQELPPNQQQIRVQASRKGRGGKTVTVISGFQAKPETLAALLKTLKTQCGAGGTVKDLEIEIQGDHREKIVQVLVKQGYKAKVSGG; via the coding sequence ATGCCGAGCGATAAAATCGCCTGGCAAGAATTTGGTACAGGCACTCCAGAAAATCCAACTTTTGAGCGTCCTGTGCAGGAACTACCGCCAAACCAGCAGCAGATTCGGGTGCAGGCCTCGCGCAAAGGTCGCGGCGGCAAAACCGTAACGGTGATCAGTGGGTTTCAAGCAAAGCCCGAAACACTGGCGGCGCTGCTAAAAACGCTGAAAACTCAGTGTGGCGCAGGCGGCACGGTGAAAGACCTGGAAATCGAGATCCAGGGGGATCACCGCGAGAAGATCGTGCAAGTCTTGGTGAAGCAGGGATATAAGGCGAAGGTGAGTGGGGGGTAG
- a CDS encoding Tab2/Atab2 family RNA-binding protein, whose protein sequence is MPIIWELDFYSRPVLDEKGKKLWEVLICESPLDVKQSVDGLFRYSTFLSNTEVNSVKLREAVEAAIAQAPTPPDKIRFFRRQMSNMITKACEEAGIPAYPSRRTLALSRWLDERLANVYPEMPNYQAGGNPSVLLPNPTPQPLPDALIGEKWAFVTLEAAAFDDLSEWAIDFGESFPLALAGLAPDIPVPGLLLFSSRALPLAAWMSGLELAYVKYLPESKPPQLLLETGGSDSWILATLTTAALQQEAAQFEMAKTKASGIHFIAVQTDPQAEEFKGFWLLAERVLG, encoded by the coding sequence ATGCCAATCATTTGGGAGCTAGATTTCTATTCTCGTCCGGTTTTGGATGAGAAGGGCAAAAAGCTGTGGGAAGTTTTGATCTGCGAAAGCCCGCTGGACGTGAAGCAGTCAGTTGACGGGCTATTTCGCTATTCCACCTTTTTAAGCAATACCGAAGTCAACTCGGTCAAGCTGCGCGAAGCCGTCGAAGCGGCGATCGCCCAGGCCCCCACCCCCCCCGACAAAATCCGCTTCTTTCGGCGGCAAATGTCGAACATGATTACCAAAGCCTGCGAAGAAGCTGGCATTCCCGCTTACCCCAGCCGCCGCACCCTCGCCCTCAGCCGCTGGCTCGACGAGCGCCTGGCCAATGTCTATCCTGAGATGCCCAACTATCAGGCCGGCGGCAACCCCTCCGTGCTGCTGCCCAACCCCACGCCCCAGCCCCTCCCCGATGCCCTGATTGGCGAAAAGTGGGCCTTTGTCACGCTGGAGGCGGCAGCGTTTGACGATTTGAGCGAGTGGGCGATCGACTTTGGGGAATCGTTTCCGCTGGCGCTAGCCGGACTCGCCCCTGACATTCCTGTTCCGGGTCTGCTGCTGTTTTCCAGCCGCGCTTTGCCCCTCGCCGCCTGGATGTCGGGGCTGGAACTCGCCTACGTGAAATATCTGCCTGAATCCAAGCCACCCCAACTGCTTTTGGAAACGGGCGGCAGCGACTCCTGGATTTTGGCAACCCTAACGACGGCCGCCCTCCAGCAAGAAGCCGCCCAGTTTGAAATGGCCAAAACCAAAGCTAGCGGCATCCATTTCATCGCCGTGCAAACCGATCCGCAGGCGGAGGAATTTAAGGGATTCTGGCTGCTAGCGGAGCGGGTGCTGGGCTGA
- a CDS encoding ribonuclease H-like domain-containing protein: MALDEFQVFDEDLSAEALAEYSTVEAIAVDTETMGLRPWRDRLCVVQLCDPAGRVSVVRILRGQTAAPHLQQLLEAPQITKVFHFARFDMAAFQYHLNIAVRPVFCTKIASKLARTYAPRHGLKEVVQELERVELDKTAQSSDWGNALNLSEEQLRYAANDVRFLLSIRQKLTEMLQREERLTLAESCFQCLPTFVNLDLLHYENIFEH, translated from the coding sequence ATGGCGTTAGACGAGTTTCAGGTGTTCGATGAGGATCTGTCGGCGGAAGCGCTGGCGGAATATTCAACCGTGGAGGCGATCGCCGTTGATACGGAAACAATGGGGCTGCGTCCCTGGCGCGATCGCCTCTGTGTGGTGCAGCTTTGCGATCCTGCGGGGCGCGTGTCTGTCGTTCGCATCCTGCGGGGCCAAACCGCCGCCCCCCACCTCCAGCAGTTGCTAGAAGCGCCGCAAATCACCAAAGTCTTTCACTTTGCCCGCTTTGACATGGCGGCGTTTCAGTACCATCTCAACATTGCGGTTCGTCCAGTTTTTTGCACCAAAATTGCCAGCAAGCTGGCCCGCACCTACGCCCCCCGCCACGGCCTCAAGGAGGTAGTGCAGGAGCTAGAGCGGGTGGAACTGGACAAAACCGCCCAAAGCTCTGACTGGGGCAACGCGCTGAACCTCTCGGAGGAGCAACTCCGCTACGCCGCGAACGATGTGCGGTTTCTGCTGAGCATCCGCCAAAAGCTGACCGAAATGCTCCAGCGCGAAGAGCGGTTGACGTTGGCAGAATCTTGCTTCCAATGTCTCCCCACCTTCGTCAATCTAGATTTGCTGCACTACGAGAATATTTTTGAACACTAA
- a CDS encoding alpha/beta fold hydrolase codes for MMNVVDVLGTPHAYERTAPTQTPITLVFIHGWLLSRAYWQPVIQQLAPNYTCLSYDLRGFGDSQRGRAAMRYQPSDSSPASPYPASTLRQPANGASGSVPGELAAVSVSSQARAIAPQSRPGYTPSDYACDLEQLLETLDISNVWLIGHSLGGSIALWAADRMPDRVKGVTCVNSGGGIYLKEEFERFRAAGQQLVKLRPRWLCHLPLVDLMMTYMNVARPIDRAWGRQRLVDWVSADPAAAIGALLDSTTETEVHRLPQVVSRLSQPVYFIAGENDTVMEPQYVLHLASFHHLFQQCGQNVVQIPDCGHLAMIEQTDAVVTHLQAILAQHVADQSLQAIAD; via the coding sequence ATGATGAATGTCGTCGATGTCCTGGGCACCCCCCACGCCTACGAGCGAACTGCTCCCACCCAAACACCGATAACCCTGGTTTTTATTCACGGCTGGCTGCTGAGTCGTGCCTATTGGCAACCCGTGATTCAGCAGCTTGCGCCGAATTATACCTGCCTGTCTTATGATTTGCGCGGGTTTGGCGATTCGCAGAGGGGACGGGCAGCGATGCGTTATCAGCCCAGCGACTCCTCTCCCGCCTCGCCCTATCCCGCCAGCACTTTGAGGCAACCTGCAAATGGTGCGTCTGGTAGCGTTCCGGGTGAGTTGGCTGCTGTGTCGGTTTCGTCGCAGGCTAGGGCGATCGCCCCGCAATCTCGACCAGGCTATACCCCCAGCGACTACGCTTGCGACCTGGAGCAACTCCTCGAAACCCTGGATATTTCCAACGTCTGGCTGATTGGGCACTCCCTCGGTGGCAGTATTGCGCTGTGGGCCGCAGACCGAATGCCCGATCGGGTGAAGGGCGTGACCTGCGTCAACTCCGGTGGCGGTATTTACCTAAAAGAAGAATTTGAGCGCTTTCGGGCCGCAGGGCAGCAATTGGTCAAACTGCGCCCCCGCTGGCTGTGCCACCTGCCGCTGGTGGATCTGATGATGACCTACATGAACGTCGCCCGCCCCATCGACCGCGCCTGGGGACGGCAACGCCTGGTAGATTGGGTAAGCGCCGACCCAGCAGCAGCCATCGGCGCACTGCTTGACTCGACAACCGAGACCGAGGTTCATCGCCTGCCGCAGGTCGTCTCTCGACTGTCGCAGCCGGTCTACTTCATCGCCGGAGAAAATGACACCGTGATGGAGCCGCAGTACGTGCTTCACCTGGCCAGCTTCCATCATCTGTTTCAACAGTGCGGGCAGAACGTGGTGCAAATTCCCGACTGCGGGCATCTAGCTATGATTGAACAGACGGATGCAGTGGTTACGCACCTGCAAGCAATTTTGGCGCAGCACGTTGCAGATCAGAGTTTGCAAGCCATTGCGGATTAG